One genomic region from Evansella sp. LMS18 encodes:
- a CDS encoding tyrosine-type recombinase/integrase, which translates to MYQEWIIKFIRYLQIEKQASQHTIRNYQRDISEFRDFFCLYESMEVSYSQVRHYMEELGLLSLQSSSVARKLSALRTFYNFLVREGAVEQNPFKLVSVKCTSNEHKMSPDFYEEKITEMFQSVETESPLGKRNLAIIELFYSTGLRVIECVNLNIMDYDSRIGTLLVDSEGRKERYIPVGSYAREALETYMESGRPALDKNSEKALFLNNRGGRLSDRGIRKIFSRMLDGTAATARLNPRGLREAFAAHMVSAGADSRTVQEILGNKGRPNPRVYSGAAENKLREIYNSAHPRA; encoded by the coding sequence ATGTACCAGGAATGGATTATAAAGTTTATACGGTATTTACAAATTGAAAAACAGGCCTCTCAGCATACCATAAGGAATTATCAGCGGGATATCAGCGAATTCCGGGATTTTTTTTGTCTGTATGAATCGATGGAAGTATCATACAGCCAGGTCCGTCATTACATGGAGGAACTCGGCCTGCTGTCATTGCAAAGCAGTTCAGTAGCAAGGAAGCTGTCTGCACTCCGCACGTTTTATAATTTTCTCGTAAGGGAAGGAGCTGTAGAACAGAATCCTTTTAAGCTGGTGTCAGTAAAATGCACAAGCAATGAACATAAAATGTCACCTGACTTTTATGAAGAAAAAATTACTGAGATGTTTCAATCTGTGGAAACTGAATCCCCGCTTGGAAAAAGAAACCTGGCTATCATAGAACTTTTTTATAGTACAGGTTTGCGTGTAATTGAATGTGTAAACCTGAACATAATGGATTACGACAGCCGAATCGGCACTTTGCTTGTAGACAGTGAAGGACGGAAGGAAAGATATATTCCTGTCGGAAGTTATGCCAGGGAAGCTCTTGAAACATACATGGAAAGCGGAAGGCCTGCTTTGGACAAAAACAGCGAAAAGGCTCTGTTCCTGAATAACCGGGGCGGCAGGCTAAGTGACAGGGGGATCAGAAAGATTTTCAGCAGGATGCTTGACGGTACTGCCGCTACAGCCAGGCTGAATCCCCGTGGTTTAAGGGAAGCATTTGCAGCCCATATGGTAAGTGCAGGGGCTGACTCCCGCACTGTGCAGGAGATTCTCGGGAACAAGGGGCGCCCAAACCCCAGAGTTTACTCCGGAGCAGCTGAAAACAAGCTGAGAGAAATTTATAACTCTGCTCATCCCCGTGCTTGA
- the topA gene encoding type I DNA topoisomerase encodes MSDYLVIVESPAKAKTIGKYLGKKYSVKASMGHVIDLPKSQMGVDVEDNFNPKYITIRGKGPILKELKAAAKKAKRVYLAADPDREGEAIAWHLAHSLNIDDKSECRVVFNEITKQAIKDSFKTPRTIDMSLVDAQQARRVLDRLVGYNISPLLWKKVKKGLSAGRVQSVAVKMIIDREKEINAFEPEEYWTIEAKLKKDGEEFTAKFLSVEGKKKELSSEQDVNEVLSKISGKDFKIAEVKRRERKRNPVVPFTTSSLQQEAARKLNFRAKKTMMLAQQLYEGIDVGKEGTVGLITYMRTDSTRLSETAKGDAFEYIETNYGKEYVNKTTSKGKQNTKTQDAHEAIRPTSVTMTPKSVKSYLSRDQHRLYKLIWERMVASLMAPAVMDTMSVDIVNNGVIFRATGSKLKFPGFMKVYIEGNDDGKKEEDRLLPEMNEGETATAENIDPNQHFTQPPPRYTEARLVKTMEELGIGRPSTYAPTLDTIQRRGYVALEDKRFVPTELGSIVLELIEEFFPEILNVDFTAKMEADLDSIEEGKEDWVKVIDQFYRDFEKRLKTAEEEMKEVEIKDEPAGEDCEKCGHGMVYKMGRFGKFMACSNFPECRNTKAIVKDIGVTCPECKEGNIVERKSKKRRLFYGCDRYPECEFISWDKPIARTCPKCSHMLVEKKTKKGVHVQCSNCDYKEEQN; translated from the coding sequence ATGTCCGATTACTTAGTGATCGTGGAATCTCCCGCAAAAGCAAAGACGATTGGGAAGTACTTAGGTAAAAAATATTCAGTGAAAGCATCTATGGGGCATGTTATTGACTTGCCAAAAAGTCAGATGGGTGTGGATGTTGAAGATAATTTTAATCCTAAATATATAACAATCCGCGGGAAGGGACCAATCTTAAAAGAATTAAAGGCAGCTGCAAAGAAAGCAAAACGTGTTTATCTGGCGGCCGACCCCGATCGTGAAGGGGAAGCTATTGCCTGGCACTTAGCGCACAGCTTAAATATTGATGATAAATCTGAATGCCGAGTAGTTTTTAACGAAATTACCAAGCAGGCTATTAAAGATTCATTTAAAACGCCAAGAACGATCGATATGAGTTTAGTTGATGCCCAGCAGGCGCGCAGGGTACTGGACCGGCTTGTTGGTTACAATATCAGCCCATTATTATGGAAGAAAGTGAAAAAAGGATTGAGTGCAGGAAGAGTACAATCTGTCGCTGTGAAGATGATCATTGACAGAGAAAAAGAAATTAATGCATTCGAACCGGAAGAGTACTGGACCATTGAAGCGAAGCTAAAGAAGGATGGCGAAGAATTTACTGCCAAATTCCTTTCTGTGGAAGGGAAAAAGAAAGAGTTGTCTTCGGAACAGGATGTTAACGAAGTACTTTCTAAAATTTCAGGAAAAGATTTTAAAATCGCAGAAGTAAAAAGACGGGAGCGTAAACGTAATCCTGTTGTACCTTTTACTACTTCATCTCTTCAGCAGGAAGCCGCACGAAAGCTTAACTTCCGTGCTAAAAAGACAATGATGCTTGCTCAGCAGCTTTATGAAGGGATAGATGTGGGGAAAGAAGGAACGGTAGGTTTAATTACCTATATGCGTACAGACTCCACAAGACTTTCAGAAACTGCAAAAGGAGACGCTTTCGAATATATTGAAACAAATTACGGTAAGGAATATGTAAACAAAACCACTTCTAAAGGAAAGCAGAACACAAAGACACAGGACGCCCATGAGGCGATTCGTCCTACTTCAGTTACTATGACGCCTAAGTCTGTCAAAAGTTATCTGAGCAGGGACCAGCATCGTCTCTACAAGCTAATCTGGGAACGAATGGTTGCGAGCCTGATGGCGCCTGCTGTAATGGACACAATGTCAGTTGATATTGTTAATAACGGTGTAATATTCCGGGCAACAGGATCAAAGCTTAAATTTCCTGGTTTTATGAAAGTATATATAGAAGGAAATGATGACGGTAAAAAAGAAGAAGATCGGCTCCTTCCTGAAATGAATGAAGGAGAAACAGCAACCGCTGAAAACATTGATCCTAACCAGCACTTCACACAGCCGCCGCCAAGGTACACGGAAGCCCGGCTTGTAAAGACAATGGAGGAACTCGGCATAGGAAGGCCGTCTACTTATGCGCCGACTCTTGATACAATTCAGCGCCGTGGTTATGTAGCACTCGAAGATAAACGTTTTGTTCCAACTGAGCTGGGGTCCATCGTCCTTGAGCTGATTGAAGAGTTCTTCCCGGAAATCTTAAATGTTGATTTTACTGCCAAAATGGAAGCGGACCTTGATTCCATAGAAGAAGGAAAAGAAGACTGGGTAAAAGTCATTGATCAGTTTTACAGGGATTTCGAGAAGAGGCTAAAAACAGCTGAAGAAGAAATGAAGGAAGTAGAGATAAAGGATGAGCCGGCTGGAGAAGATTGTGAGAAGTGCGGCCATGGAATGGTATATAAAATGGGAAGGTTCGGGAAATTCATGGCTTGTTCGAATTTCCCGGAATGCAGAAATACGAAAGCAATTGTTAAAGATATTGGTGTGACTTGTCCTGAATGTAAAGAAGGAAACATAGTGGAGCGGAAGAGCAAAAAGCGCCGTCTGTTTTATGGCTGTGACCGTTATCCTGAATGTGAATTTATCAGCTGGGACAAACCGATTGCACGTACATGCCCGAAATGCAGCCACATGCTTGTGGAAAAGAAAACGAAAAAAGGAGTTCATGTTCAGTGCTCCAATTGTGACTATAAAGAAGAGCAGAACTAA